From a single Metopolophium dirhodum isolate CAU chromosome 6, ASM1992520v1, whole genome shotgun sequence genomic region:
- the LOC132946082 gene encoding LOW QUALITY PROTEIN: flap endonuclease 1 (The sequence of the model RefSeq protein was modified relative to this genomic sequence to represent the inferred CDS: deleted 1 base in 1 codon), translating into MGITGLAKLIADFAPNAIKENEIKNHFGRKIAIDASMSLYQFLIAVRSEGAQLTSADGETTSHIMGTFYRTIRLLENGIKPVYVFDGKPPQMKSSELEKRADRRQEAQKSLEKAEEAGDATGIDKFSKRLVKVTSTHTTECKELLKLMGVPFVEAPCEAEAQCAAMVKAGKVYATATEDMDALTFGSPVLLRHMTFSEARKMPIQEFQLDSVLETMEMSRDEFIDLCILLGCDYCNSIKGVGPKRAIELMRQYRSLENIIENLDTKKYQVPEDWPYKEARRLFIEPEITDPETIDLKWMDPDEEGLVKFLCGNRGFNEDRVRNGAKKLIKARSGTTQGRLDSFFSFSSTPNKRKAEEAKAAAEASKKAKKGNYSKRGRAK; encoded by the exons ATGGGTATTACCGGTTTAGCGAAACTTATAGCAGACTTTGCTCCAAATGCCATtaaagaaaatgaaattaaaaatcattttg GCCGGAAAATTGCGATTGACGCTTCTATGAGTCTTTATCAGTTTTTGATCGCAGTCCGCAGTGAGGGAGCACAACTGACAAGCGCTGATGGTGAAACtactag TCATATTATGGGTACATTCTATCGTACAATAAGACTTTTGGAAAATGGTATTAAACCAGTATATGTATTTGATGGTAAACCTCCTCAAATGAAATCATCAGAATTAGAAAAACGAGCTGATAGGAGGCAAGAAGCACAAAAATCATTAGAAAAAGCAGAAGAAGCCG GTGATGCTACTGGAATTGACAAATTCAGTAAACGATTGGTAAAAGTAACATCAACTCATACGACTGAATGCAAAGAATTACTAAAACTAATGGGAGTTCCTTTTGTAGAA gCTCCATGTGAAGCTGAAGCCCAATGTGCTGCTATGGTAAAAGCTGGTAAAGTGTACGCCACTGCTACTGAGGATATGGACGCTTTGACATTTGGTTCTCCTGTATTATTACGTCATATGACATTCAGCGAAGCCAGAAAAATGCCAATTCAAGAGTTTCAATTAGATTCAGTATTGGAAACAATGGAAATGTCTAGAGATGAa ttcataGATCTGTGTATACTATTAGGATGTGATTACTGTAACAGTATTAAAGGGGTTGGACCAAAACGAGCTATTGAGCTAATGCGACAATATAGATCATTGGAAaacataattgaaaatttagatACCAAAAAATATCAAGTACCTGAAGATTGGCCATATAAGGAAGCTCGAAGATTATTCATTGAACCAGAAATAACAGATCCTGAAACTAtagat TTAAAATGGATGGATCCAGATGAAGAAGGCTTGGTAAAATTTTTATGT GGTAATAGAGGATTCAATGAAGATAGAGTAAGGAATGGAGCTAAAAAGTTAATCAAAGCACGATCTGGTACAACTCAAGGCAGGTTggattcatttttttcattttcttcaaCACCAAATAAGCGTAAA GCTGAGGAAGCAAAAGCAGCAGCAGAAGCCAGCAAGAAAGCAAAGAAGGGAAATTACAGCAAACGGGGTAgagcaaaataa
- the LOC132946081 gene encoding zinc finger protein 112-like isoform X2: METNHPVSSARVIDAVENIKHDRSASQGALINNISHMPTFGLPASAYELNSSARLTIRFDREMFNSSLFESEIEISPAFRFNRNDLFRPPHFDFSHRSSPLLNGQFSTPKEMGQNLDTKKHLHEFGLKKAEVKAKPFKCDVCKKSFSSSGGLTVHYRTHTGDKPFKCHVCNKEYSCANGILYHQRTHHFLQDTKPLKCDVCDKLFSSIGGLTVHYRSHTGDRPFKCDVCFKTFTSSSHCKYHQKSHSQLITKKTLKCDVCSKLFSSSGGLVVHYRMHTGDRPFKCEVCFKSFTSSSHFKYHQKSHVISNDKKTLKCDVCDKLFSSAGGLVVHYRTHTGHRPFKCEICLKSFTSSSHFKYHQKTHMVNG; encoded by the exons ATGGAAACCAATCATCCAGTGTCGTCAGCGCGAGTTATTGATGCCGTGGAGAACATCAAACATGATCGTTCTGCAAGCCAAGGGGCCCTGATCAACAATATAag TCACATGCCAACATTTGGTCTACCAGCTAGTGCCTATGAATTAAATTCCAGTGCTCGATTAACTATCAGATTTGATAGAGAAATGTTCAACAGTAGTCTATTTGAGAGTGAAATAGAAATCAGTCCAGCATTTCGATTTAATAGAAATGACTTATTCAGACCTCCCCA TTTTGATTTCAGTCATAGAAGTAGCCCATTGTTAAATGGACAATTCTCTACAcctaaggaaatgggtcaaaaTTTAGATACCAAAAAGCATTTGCATGAGTTTGGGTTGAAAAAAGCCGAGGTTAAAGCCAAACCATTTAAATGCGATGTGTGCAAAAAATCCTTCTCTAGTTCTGGTGGTTTGACTGTCCATTACAGAACACATACAG GGGATAAGCCATTTAAATGTCATGTGTGCAACAAAGAATATTCTTGTGCTAATGGTATCTTATACCATCAGAGAACTCATCACTTTTTGCAAGATACAAAACCGTTGAAGTGTGATGTATGTGACAAGCTGTTCTCCAGCATTGGTGGGCTGACTGTTCACTACCGTTCTCACACTGGTGACCGGCCATTTAAGTGTGATGTgtgttttaaaacatttactaGTTCCAGTCACTGCAAGTATCATCAGAAGTCTCATTCGCAgttgattacaaaaaaaacctTGAAATGTGATGTTTGTAGCAAATTGTTCTCCAGTTCAGGTGGCCTTGTAGTTCATTACAGAATGCATACTGGTGATCGTCCATTCAAATGTGAAGTTTGCTTCAAGTCATTTACCAGTTCCAGTCATTTCAAATACCACCAAAAATCGCATGTGAtttcaaatgataaaaaaacattgaagtGTGATGtatgtgataaattattttctagcgCTGGTGGACTAGTTGTTCATTACCGTACACATACTGGCCATAGACCATTCAAATGTGAAATTTGCTTAAAATCTTTCACAAGCTCAAGTCACTtcaaatatcatcaaaaaaccCACATGGTTAATGGCTGa
- the LOC132946081 gene encoding zinc finger protein 239-like isoform X3, producing MPTFGLPASAYELNSSARLTIRFDREMFNSSLFESEIEISPAFRFNRNDLFRPPHFDFSHRSSPLLNGQFSTPKEMGQNLDTKKHLHEFGLKKAEVKAKPFKCDVCKKSFSSSGGLTVHYRTHTGNKPFKCDLCNKTFSNSSHYNYHMRVHSGDKPFKCHVCNKEYSCANGILYHQRTHHFLQDTKPLKCDVCDKLFSSIGGLTVHYRSHTGDRPFKCDVCFKTFTSSSHCKYHQKSHSQLITKKTLKCDVCSKLFSSSGGLVVHYRMHTGDRPFKCEVCFKSFTSSSHFKYHQKSHVISNDKKTLKCDVCDKLFSSAGGLVVHYRTHTGHRPFKCEICLKSFTSSSHFKYHQKTHMVNG from the exons ATGCCAACATTTGGTCTACCAGCTAGTGCCTATGAATTAAATTCCAGTGCTCGATTAACTATCAGATTTGATAGAGAAATGTTCAACAGTAGTCTATTTGAGAGTGAAATAGAAATCAGTCCAGCATTTCGATTTAATAGAAATGACTTATTCAGACCTCCCCA TTTTGATTTCAGTCATAGAAGTAGCCCATTGTTAAATGGACAATTCTCTACAcctaaggaaatgggtcaaaaTTTAGATACCAAAAAGCATTTGCATGAGTTTGGGTTGAAAAAAGCCGAGGTTAAAGCCAAACCATTTAAATGCGATGTGTGCAAAAAATCCTTCTCTAGTTCTGGTGGTTTGACTGTCCATTACAGAACACATACAGGTAACAAACCTTTCAAATGtgatttatgtaataaaacttTCTCAAATTCAAGTCATTACAATTACCACATGCGTGTACATTCAGGGGATAAGCCATTTAAATGTCATGTGTGCAACAAAGAATATTCTTGTGCTAATGGTATCTTATACCATCAGAGAACTCATCACTTTTTGCAAGATACAAAACCGTTGAAGTGTGATGTATGTGACAAGCTGTTCTCCAGCATTGGTGGGCTGACTGTTCACTACCGTTCTCACACTGGTGACCGGCCATTTAAGTGTGATGTgtgttttaaaacatttactaGTTCCAGTCACTGCAAGTATCATCAGAAGTCTCATTCGCAgttgattacaaaaaaaacctTGAAATGTGATGTTTGTAGCAAATTGTTCTCCAGTTCAGGTGGCCTTGTAGTTCATTACAGAATGCATACTGGTGATCGTCCATTCAAATGTGAAGTTTGCTTCAAGTCATTTACCAGTTCCAGTCATTTCAAATACCACCAAAAATCGCATGTGAtttcaaatgataaaaaaacattgaagtGTGATGtatgtgataaattattttctagcgCTGGTGGACTAGTTGTTCATTACCGTACACATACTGGCCATAGACCATTCAAATGTGAAATTTGCTTAAAATCTTTCACAAGCTCAAGTCACTtcaaatatcatcaaaaaaccCACATGGTTAATGGCTGa
- the LOC132946081 gene encoding zinc finger protein 32-like isoform X1 — translation METNHPVSSARVIDAVENIKHDRSASQGALINNISHMPTFGLPASAYELNSSARLTIRFDREMFNSSLFESEIEISPAFRFNRNDLFRPPHFDFSHRSSPLLNGQFSTPKEMGQNLDTKKHLHEFGLKKAEVKAKPFKCDVCKKSFSSSGGLTVHYRTHTGNKPFKCDLCNKTFSNSSHYNYHMRVHSGDKPFKCHVCNKEYSCANGILYHQRTHHFLQDTKPLKCDVCDKLFSSIGGLTVHYRSHTGDRPFKCDVCFKTFTSSSHCKYHQKSHSQLITKKTLKCDVCSKLFSSSGGLVVHYRMHTGDRPFKCEVCFKSFTSSSHFKYHQKSHVISNDKKTLKCDVCDKLFSSAGGLVVHYRTHTGHRPFKCEICLKSFTSSSHFKYHQKTHMVNG, via the exons ATGGAAACCAATCATCCAGTGTCGTCAGCGCGAGTTATTGATGCCGTGGAGAACATCAAACATGATCGTTCTGCAAGCCAAGGGGCCCTGATCAACAATATAag TCACATGCCAACATTTGGTCTACCAGCTAGTGCCTATGAATTAAATTCCAGTGCTCGATTAACTATCAGATTTGATAGAGAAATGTTCAACAGTAGTCTATTTGAGAGTGAAATAGAAATCAGTCCAGCATTTCGATTTAATAGAAATGACTTATTCAGACCTCCCCA TTTTGATTTCAGTCATAGAAGTAGCCCATTGTTAAATGGACAATTCTCTACAcctaaggaaatgggtcaaaaTTTAGATACCAAAAAGCATTTGCATGAGTTTGGGTTGAAAAAAGCCGAGGTTAAAGCCAAACCATTTAAATGCGATGTGTGCAAAAAATCCTTCTCTAGTTCTGGTGGTTTGACTGTCCATTACAGAACACATACAGGTAACAAACCTTTCAAATGtgatttatgtaataaaacttTCTCAAATTCAAGTCATTACAATTACCACATGCGTGTACATTCAGGGGATAAGCCATTTAAATGTCATGTGTGCAACAAAGAATATTCTTGTGCTAATGGTATCTTATACCATCAGAGAACTCATCACTTTTTGCAAGATACAAAACCGTTGAAGTGTGATGTATGTGACAAGCTGTTCTCCAGCATTGGTGGGCTGACTGTTCACTACCGTTCTCACACTGGTGACCGGCCATTTAAGTGTGATGTgtgttttaaaacatttactaGTTCCAGTCACTGCAAGTATCATCAGAAGTCTCATTCGCAgttgattacaaaaaaaacctTGAAATGTGATGTTTGTAGCAAATTGTTCTCCAGTTCAGGTGGCCTTGTAGTTCATTACAGAATGCATACTGGTGATCGTCCATTCAAATGTGAAGTTTGCTTCAAGTCATTTACCAGTTCCAGTCATTTCAAATACCACCAAAAATCGCATGTGAtttcaaatgataaaaaaacattgaagtGTGATGtatgtgataaattattttctagcgCTGGTGGACTAGTTGTTCATTACCGTACACATACTGGCCATAGACCATTCAAATGTGAAATTTGCTTAAAATCTTTCACAAGCTCAAGTCACTtcaaatatcatcaaaaaaccCACATGGTTAATGGCTGa